Proteins found in one Acidimicrobiales bacterium genomic segment:
- a CDS encoding STAS domain-containing protein, which yields MTTTMSTDPGGTATIAVDGDLDARAALDVGILVGLAEVPSLRLDVSSVGRVHADGLSTLMVVMRRAHRSGCDVSIYGARPAVALVLSTTGILAPQGEEGGPAATA from the coding sequence ATGACGACCACCATGTCGACCGACCCCGGAGGGACGGCGACCATCGCCGTCGACGGCGACCTCGATGCCCGCGCCGCGCTCGATGTGGGGATCCTCGTCGGCCTGGCGGAGGTGCCCAGCCTGCGCCTCGACGTGTCATCGGTCGGCCGAGTCCATGCCGACGGCCTGAGCACCCTGATGGTCGTGATGCGCAGGGCGCACCGCAGCGGCTGCGACGTCAGCATCTACGGCGCCCGTCCGGCGGTCGCACTGGTGCTCTCGACCACGGGGATCCTCGCGCCCCAGGGCGAAGAGGGCGGCCCAGCGGCGACCGCCTGA